In Candidatus Latescibacterota bacterium, a genomic segment contains:
- a CDS encoding lysophospholipid acyltransferase family protein produces MKIRLNKTITSFFGAFLIRILAMTWRVEWQNPGYLDEARRISSNLIFSFWHGRLLVLSWTHRNRSVQALTSDHYDGDLLGRIIERLGFGQLKGSTSKGGARAIRSLKAVLSKGQDIALAVDGPRGPRGKMQQGAIELSRLTSCAIVPVTNTAVCRKLLSSWDRFQLPAPFTKVIVRYGKPFIVSRDESAPERETKRRELEEYLGQLTTELDIEAGHKGVEVWPHEDN; encoded by the coding sequence ATGAAGATCAGATTAAACAAGACGATCACCAGCTTTTTTGGAGCATTTCTGATAAGGATCCTGGCGATGACATGGCGAGTCGAGTGGCAGAACCCTGGATATCTCGATGAAGCCAGAAGAATCTCTTCAAATCTAATATTTTCATTCTGGCATGGAAGACTTCTCGTGCTGAGCTGGACTCACCGCAACCGTTCGGTTCAGGCGCTTACTTCGGACCATTATGATGGTGATCTGCTGGGCAGGATCATAGAACGGCTTGGATTCGGTCAACTAAAGGGTTCTACCTCAAAGGGTGGAGCAAGAGCGATAAGGAGCCTGAAGGCGGTATTGAGCAAGGGACAGGATATAGCACTGGCTGTAGATGGGCCACGGGGACCCAGGGGGAAGATGCAGCAGGGTGCGATAGAACTCAGCAGGTTGACTTCATGCGCAATCGTACCTGTGACGAACACGGCTGTGTGTCGAAAACTCCTGTCTTCATGGGACAGATTTCAACTTCCTGCTCCTTTCACGAAAGTGATAGTAAGATATGGGAAGCCCTTTATTGTTTCGAGGGATGAGTCGGCACCTGAAAGAGAGACCAAAAGAAGAGAGCTTGAGGAATATCTTGGTCAGTTGACGACAGAACTGGACATTGAAGCTGGACACAAAGGTGTGGAGGTGTGGCCCCATGAGGATAATTGA
- the lpxK gene encoding tetraacyldisaccharide 4'-kinase has translation MRIIERYPLGLKLFNGKGWYGLLKPVRFVLACLYGIYLDKKTADRKPKITSSTGSFQVISIGNLEAGGSGKTPVTLAIASYLMKMGKRVAVVTRGYGSVAERQGMPVAVVPSGENVHEFGGRWILSAELEKQTKSRGRKVEGVEVTGDEVSIYMSRRIPVIIDSNRSRGIEAAGHLFRPDHILLDDAFRHTEVHVDLNILLLDARRPFGNRRLIPAGTLRERPEAVERSDVVIFTRSNGRGIPEDALVLTEGKKILFARHEVSGLVDLDGNRAGDEILDGREVVLFSGIAHPESFERSISGTGIEPAVSIRFEDHHVYSRSDVDLIRHATTEASAYITTEKDIHKVKRFFDDDELLLALRVEAVISGIESLLDG, from the coding sequence ATGAGGATAATTGAGCGTTATCCACTGGGATTAAAACTGTTTAACGGAAAAGGATGGTATGGCCTGCTCAAACCTGTAAGGTTTGTCCTTGCTTGCTTATACGGGATTTACCTCGATAAAAAGACGGCTGACAGGAAGCCGAAAATCACTTCATCCACCGGCAGCTTTCAAGTGATCTCTATCGGGAATCTGGAAGCTGGAGGAAGTGGTAAGACTCCGGTGACTCTGGCGATAGCTTCATATCTTATGAAAATGGGAAAAAGAGTTGCGGTCGTCACGCGGGGGTACGGTAGTGTCGCAGAGAGACAGGGAATGCCTGTGGCTGTCGTGCCGAGTGGAGAAAATGTCCATGAATTCGGAGGAAGATGGATCCTTTCGGCCGAGTTGGAAAAACAGACGAAGAGTAGAGGGAGAAAGGTTGAGGGGGTAGAAGTGACAGGCGATGAAGTCTCCATCTACATGTCGAGGAGAATACCCGTAATAATAGATTCGAACAGATCCCGTGGGATAGAGGCTGCCGGGCATTTATTCAGGCCGGATCATATACTTCTCGATGACGCGTTCAGGCATACGGAAGTCCATGTAGACCTGAATATCCTCCTGCTCGACGCGCGGAGACCGTTTGGAAACCGTCGCCTGATACCGGCAGGGACTCTGCGTGAGCGCCCCGAAGCTGTAGAGAGATCGGATGTAGTCATATTCACAAGATCGAATGGTAGAGGTATACCGGAAGATGCTCTTGTCCTGACAGAAGGGAAAAAGATATTGTTTGCCAGGCACGAAGTATCAGGCCTGGTCGATCTTGATGGTAATCGAGCAGGAGATGAGATCCTTGATGGAAGGGAAGTGGTCCTGTTCTCCGGGATAGCTCACCCGGAATCATTTGAACGTTCCATATCCGGTACAGGGATAGAGCCAGCCGTGTCGATCCGGTTTGAGGACCATCATGTTTACTCAAGGTCTGATGTAGACCTGATCAGGCACGCTACTACTGAAGCCTCCGCATACATCACCACGGAGAAAGATATCCATAAGGTCAAGAGGTTCTTCGATGATGATGAGTTACTTCTGGCTCTCAGGGTCGAGGCAGTGATATCTGGTATCGAGTCTCTTTTAGATGGATAA